The Bifidobacteriaceae bacterium genome contains a region encoding:
- the istB gene encoding IS21-like element helper ATPase IstB, giving the protein MIAPDKAPPLPEELERALRRMRLPHMREAAPEVLAAARAQRWDPAEALRVLLAEEIDGRDRASREARRRAAGLPSGKTFESWRRQDSSIPPGTQDGLAALEWVGRRENLALAGPSGTGKSHFAEALCHKAIEADMRVAWFTTEDLGALVTKASADGSASRIVKQVCRADVIVIDDVGLLPVSAQAAEGFYRIVEAAYEKRSVVVTSNLHPSGFDQIMPKTVATAAVDRLLHHAHVVLTEGESHRLAEATGGRGVMPLA; this is encoded by the coding sequence GTGATCGCCCCGGACAAGGCGCCGCCGCTGCCCGAGGAGTTGGAGCGGGCGTTGCGGCGGATGCGGTTGCCGCACATGCGCGAGGCCGCCCCGGAGGTGCTGGCGGCGGCCAGGGCCCAGCGTTGGGATCCGGCCGAGGCGCTGCGGGTGCTGCTGGCCGAGGAGATCGACGGGCGGGACCGGGCGTCCAGGGAGGCGAGGCGGCGGGCGGCGGGCCTGCCGTCGGGCAAGACGTTCGAGTCGTGGCGGCGTCAGGACTCCTCGATCCCGCCCGGCACGCAGGACGGGCTGGCCGCCCTGGAGTGGGTCGGGCGGCGCGAGAACCTGGCCCTGGCCGGCCCGTCCGGAACCGGCAAATCCCATTTCGCGGAGGCTTTGTGCCACAAAGCGATCGAGGCGGACATGCGGGTGGCGTGGTTCACGACCGAGGACCTGGGCGCCCTCGTGACCAAGGCGTCCGCGGACGGGTCCGCGTCCAGGATCGTCAAACAGGTGTGCCGGGCCGACGTGATCGTGATAGACGACGTGGGCCTGCTGCCCGTCAGCGCCCAAGCGGCGGAGGGGTTCTACCGGATAGTCGAGGCGGCCTACGAGAAACGCTCCGTGGTGGTCACCTCGAACCTGCATCCCTCCGGCTTCGACCAGATCATGCCGAAGACCGTCGCCACCGCGGCCGTGGACCGGCTGCTGCACCACGCCCACGTGGTATTGACCGAGGGCGAGTCGCACCGCCTGGCCGAAGCGACCGGCGGACGCGGGGTGATGCCCCTGGCGTGA
- the istA gene encoding IS21 family transposase, with translation MKKDGRQVMEILQAYDATGVAHSAAQLAGCDPKTVRRAVARRARGMAPDERLARSRLIDGHRDRIDQLVEASGGKVRADKVHEAIAACGFAGSYRTTRREVAAAKARHRLANHRSTRPWVTMPGQWIQFDWGDGPRVADHTGTLRKTVLFVAWVAWSRFRVVIPCWDQALGALAACLDSMFRLVGGVTAYVLTDNAKTVTTNHVAGLPVRHPLMVELGAHYGAQVWTCVPYDPQSKGGVESSVKIAKADLVPKDANLRGSYASMAELAGACREFMEKVNSRPHSATRRRPVEMLAEEVSFMRPAPEAPHSAVLGEPRVVMADQTVSFGSVRYSVPAGLWGATARVRQQGEEVVVCVDARSLDAPPAWLEGRGLVEVARHKASTPGWPMIDLSHCPGHPQTPDGAPKPLAARPRSKKEEAFCQIGPAAERWLVQACASGVGRIESKMAEAVELAALRGRALVGEAVERAWLAGRYGSGDIASIAEHLSAGGDGWEAPARDAAAAESAALQPGTSAWAGFATAATPGQAAVRRAAEMAAARIPRARAKADPPAGREPGLGQDGRLTGQRPLFGREAAS, from the coding sequence GTGAAAAAGGATGGCAGACAGGTGATGGAGATTTTGCAGGCGTATGACGCGACCGGGGTGGCGCATTCGGCGGCGCAGCTTGCCGGGTGCGACCCGAAGACGGTGAGGCGGGCGGTGGCGCGCCGCGCCCGGGGGATGGCCCCGGACGAGCGGTTGGCCAGGTCCCGGCTGATCGACGGCCACCGGGACCGGATCGACCAGCTGGTGGAGGCGTCGGGCGGGAAGGTGCGGGCGGACAAGGTCCATGAGGCGATCGCGGCGTGCGGGTTCGCGGGCTCGTATCGGACGACCCGGCGGGAGGTGGCGGCGGCGAAGGCCCGCCACCGGTTGGCGAACCACCGGTCGACCAGGCCGTGGGTGACGATGCCGGGGCAGTGGATCCAGTTCGACTGGGGCGACGGGCCGAGGGTGGCGGACCACACGGGGACGCTCCGCAAGACGGTGTTGTTCGTGGCGTGGGTGGCGTGGTCCCGGTTCCGGGTGGTGATCCCGTGCTGGGATCAGGCGCTGGGCGCGTTGGCGGCGTGCTTGGACTCGATGTTCCGCCTGGTCGGCGGGGTGACGGCGTATGTGTTGACGGACAACGCGAAGACGGTGACGACGAACCATGTCGCGGGCCTGCCGGTGCGCCACCCGTTGATGGTGGAGCTCGGCGCGCATTACGGCGCGCAGGTGTGGACGTGCGTCCCTTATGACCCGCAGTCGAAGGGCGGGGTCGAGTCGAGCGTGAAGATCGCGAAGGCGGACCTGGTGCCGAAGGACGCGAACCTGCGCGGCTCGTACGCGTCGATGGCGGAGTTGGCGGGCGCGTGCCGCGAGTTCATGGAGAAGGTGAACTCCCGCCCGCATTCGGCGACCCGGCGCCGCCCGGTGGAGATGCTGGCCGAGGAGGTGTCGTTCATGCGTCCGGCGCCGGAGGCGCCGCACAGCGCCGTGCTGGGCGAGCCGAGGGTGGTGATGGCGGATCAGACCGTCAGCTTCGGGTCGGTGCGCTATTCCGTGCCGGCCGGGTTGTGGGGCGCGACGGCGCGGGTCCGCCAGCAGGGCGAGGAGGTGGTGGTGTGCGTTGACGCGAGGTCGCTGGACGCGCCGCCGGCGTGGTTGGAGGGCCGGGGATTGGTCGAGGTGGCGCGGCACAAGGCGTCGACGCCGGGCTGGCCGATGATCGATTTGTCGCATTGCCCCGGGCATCCGCAAACCCCGGACGGGGCGCCCAAACCCCTGGCGGCGAGGCCGCGTTCGAAGAAGGAGGAGGCGTTCTGCCAGATCGGGCCGGCCGCGGAGAGGTGGCTGGTCCAGGCGTGCGCGTCGGGCGTGGGGCGGATCGAGTCGAAGATGGCCGAGGCGGTCGAGTTGGCGGCGTTGCGGGGGCGGGCGCTGGTCGGCGAGGCGGTGGAGCGGGCCTGGCTGGCCGGCCGGTACGGCTCCGGCGACATCGCGTCGATCGCGGAGCACCTGTCGGCGGGCGGCGACGGCTGGGAGGCGCCCGCCCGGGACGCCGCCGCGGCCGAGTCGGCGGCGTTGCAGCCGGGCACGTCGGCGTGGGCGGGGTTCGCGACCGCGGCCACGCCCGGCCAGGCGGCGGTCAGGCGGGCCGCCGAGATGGCGGCCGCCCGGATTCCGCGGGCCAGGGCCAAAGCCGACCCGCCCGCGGGGCGCGAGCCGGGCTTGGGCCAGGACGGGCGGCTGACGGGCCAGCGGCCGCTGTTCGGGCGGGAGGCTGCGTCGTGA